DNA sequence from the Vicia villosa cultivar HV-30 ecotype Madison, WI linkage group LG3, Vvil1.0, whole genome shotgun sequence genome:
caatctcacaattatattttttattctttgtgtatgattatttaatatagttAAATCTATATGGTTAATATTCACTTTTAAAAAAGTAAATGGactcaaaatttatatttatatctaaaattttacatttatatTTGACGCTAACTAAACGTTATGACATTAAGACATTATcatattaacaaatattttatttttttattttataattattatttgaagattctaattttttttagttattaacacaatatcataattcagttacccgtgcgggagcacgggtCTCTTACCAGTTAAATAATATAATGAATCTTATGCAGTTTGAGACGATGTGTATTTACCAACGAAAGAGCCACATGGGTCAATTGAAAAGCTAGCTTGTACCGCAGTCGATCAAGGATATAAATACTACTAAACCATCTCTGCTCAACCCTTCAATTTGTGGTGCAGCTTGCAGTATAGTGTTCGTCGTAAGAGAATGTAACAAGTGAACATAGAAACAGAGATGTTGCTTTCAAATCACATGTGATATTAATTTTAATACTAATTTAGTTCTCTTTGCACCAATGatcaaaatttttgttttttgtgtacttggttttaaaattttaattcaaacaGTCAGCCAAACTTCCAAGAATCATTATTTCAAGAGATTACTGAGTGACCAAAATATAATTCAGGTATCAATATCAAAAATCGAAACTCTTTATCATTTCACTCCACTTAAGTacacaaaaaacaaaaattttgatCATTGGTGCAAAGGAAACTAAATTAGTATTAAAATTAATATCACATGTGATTTATTTTctctaaataattaataaatatataaaattataataaatatatttgattactttaaaaactaaattagttaaatttaaatatataagaaTAAAGTgtgaaatataattaattttaatattttttttaaatagctatgattttatttcatttttgaagTGACACGGGACACAATTAATTAGTTCCGGACAAATAAATATTCATAATACTCTCAACATTCTTTAAATATATTTGTGCGATTAAGAATATTCTTTTTTCcacttaaaatattataaaatatgacATTCATGATTCATCGATTCAAAAAATCTCTTCTTTAATATGTGTTGTTATATGTACTTGCTGTTATGgatttattttgaaattgataAGAAACGTAtatcattaaaattttattaatatcattttaaaataatagttGATCGAAAATAATGGGTTGAATAAACACACAAgtggaaaaaaatttatattgattGCTATATTTACAAAGATCATAAAATCAGttctttaaaattaattataaagaaataaagttaaattaagtaataataaatatttaatgtgtgaaataatatatattttttaataatgataattatgaaAGGATGTTTTTGGTAGCAAATTGTTTGATATAGAATAATAATTTCATTGTAATATACTATATTCATATATGGCCTATACAACTCTATTTACTGAACAAAATTTTGTATaaacttatttattttgttataaaaattattattcaaaaattttcttttccttttttgtttaattatttattttttaaataaaccgATCCCTAATCAAGAATGGGCTTTTGCATTTTTTCctatagtttaattttaattagaaaatatttattttattcatttggattttattgagtcatataattcaagccgatccaaatccaaataaaaatactgtgctaaagatacaatccgaaaacaaaaaataaataaacccgaccactactgggtgtgcctaaccctctcaccctgggccctcctctgccgcctgtatgccgccgcacggcctgcatcagtgacgatcatctccatcacggcgactgcctctggaccgccctgatgaacgacacctcgatccaacgcgtcccgcccaagcatctatatccgctggcagatcggcaggagatcaatggcgtggtcatcctcggcctgctggttctcgaggatctcctcgtgtgcttgcctaggagcgccgggagcgtcgggtgtgcAGGATccaaccaactgcctcgtcctccagttggaggcctcattcagcttttggtagaggtatgccagagtagctgccccccagttccactggtgaacggtatccaggtccatgaagtagcggaggtaggtcacgtcgacgtaccttgcactcttgtccacaaagcatgcaacgcctaccacatgcatgtaccagcaccggagagcgcagccgcggtgatactgtgtgaatagatCGTCACCCGCGGCTTCGGCATCGGCCGCTGCGTctaggtggtgctcgaaatagcggctcagtgtggtgaaccggatatgaggcccagatatCGTGGCacactcaaagtcagcaacttcgggctccatgcccaaatagagcgccatccactgactggcctcgaccctctggatccgggagtgggtcaacagcagccccctgatgggcaggtggagaagacactgcacatcatgcaaggtgatcgtcatctccccaaccggcaagtggaaagaagacgtctccttgtgccagcgctccacaaatgccccctgcatgccgtggctgatggtgatgtaccccgtcatgcagagcccgctaagccctgaacctcgcaccgcgtcgttaaaccactcagctgctggtttaaacagattgaaaatcttttgggtatggttcaccattttcaaaggatctctctcctgttacaaaaaaaacaaataaaagcatatgttaaatagaccgttaagaaaatatcgaataaacgtctaaattataaacggttaaattaaaaaaaatacctctccctcccagatacgcctaGCGACGTGGTCACGGTAggatatcagcacggaagtgtcaatgggccctcccaggtagctgtcctcctgctcatcctcctccccaggtggagggtcaacatccggtaccccctccggctcaaggtatggcactgccacctcctcctcctcctcctcctctcgctggcggaaagaagatacccgagccaaccgactcctagatccagatgaagaggtaccctcccccacgtccacgggaactcgcacacggcgtccccggccctgcccccgtccctgagtcgacgccagctgcgccgccgcccgctcgcatctagccgacgcagtctgggtctctctaccctgtctgatgcgtgctggttggttgcctgacatgttcctgtaaacaattgaaatcgattaatatgcgagacaaaagaaaaaacaaaaaaaattgcacttctgatacagttcggaagttcatttatgaaaactgggatggaggtgttttcggaaatgaacttccgaaacacctctgcgcagaacttctctgcaacctccaatggcagaccccaaaatcaaacttcaaaacaacccataatgcttctaaacaacctaaatactactaacaacctacccatatatcatttatgcaattgaaaacaactctaacatgcatttgaaatatggatctaacaaatataaaacttacaaattgagtgatttgagggcttttgaatgtagtatagcaaggtgattggagcctttgatgcagccttggaagtgtgttaGCAAAAAATCTCAGAGGAGTTGAGTTTGATATtggtttagggtaaatgatttggggggaggggggctgttttgcttaatctgcaaaacgcccagtatttcggaaatgaacttccgaaatgctgttttcggaaatgaacttccgaaataagacaatttttttaaaaaaaatggcgctttcggagatgcatctccgaaaacacctttttcttgcatttcggaaatgcatttccgaagttaggggtagtttggatttttcagcagaggtgggctagaaggttgggaggtggccaaagaaatttcctaatttttttatattaatctcAATTAACTTTAGAAAGAAGTTAATATCACTAAAGTAATATACAATATGCAAAAATATATCAGCCGTGTTcgaggaaatttttgaaattatcagcgatatttgtaaatatttatgattattaattatattaattttttttattatctgttacatatttatgtttaaatatttataattattattgattttgcaataacaaatatatattaataacaataaagTCTTATCAAATTATGTAAGATAAGAATGaacttacccgtgcggacgcacgggtcttctactagttccTATATTGAAAAATGATGATAAAAGTTTAGACAATATTTGATAAAACATTATGtagaaaaaaacaaagaaatattttaaatattaagaaACGATTACTTCCACGACCGGATAGCACAGAGAAGAGAGAAGTAAAGATGATTATTTTACAAATAAGTTTGACAATTTCAATCATATTTCTTTTTTGTATTTAAGAAATGGGTTACTCAATTTATATCTATTAAATCTCGAATTCTCCTCATATCAATTAAATATTATTGTCTTTTATATAGTtgtaaaaaacatattttaaaattaaaataactattaaatttttttcaaatatattaaTGTTTTGTATTTGTCCCTCTAACATATTTAATAAGCATGTTAGATTGAAAAGCAAACAAATTATTAAATAGTTCAAACCTTTCCTACTATAGaagattaaataataaaaaatatctaatattattaaaaaacataCATATGAATTAATAAAGTAGAATGACAATGAGTATATGTGGATCCAGTTATTAGTTCTATGCTATCCTTCCCCATTTATTAAATATGATATCTCTATCTGTCCCATATACTTGCGGGTATATGCCAAATAGATGTCCATGAGTTTTAAAATATTCACGCGTATTAAACAGATATTCATATatactattatttaatttttttaaataataaattaattatttatctacattaaaaaatattttttaatttaacccataataataataatatcaaaaaataaatcacatttattttatttattcgtttatcaaataaataaatttaaaaaaaaataattagataTTCAACTAAATAATCCTAATaatgcataataataataataattattattataattataattttctattaaacaagtttaaattaatatttaagtaattttgcTAATTATTAACGGATATGAATATCCGCTGGTACATATATCAACAAATATGTATCCGTGCCCGTCAAAAAACAGATAGTTAAATTGTCGTTGATTTTAATCTGTGATtacttgtcgcacgctcgcgaaaaaaaacCAGAGtagccactaatatatttatcctatTAAGGGAAAGAAATATCAGAACACCTAgcaaagaataagaacaaggtcttacgaccagagaactGAGtatgggagtcggttacgcaaggggaaggtactagcacccctcacgtctgtcgtactcgacggtatccacctatgtttatttctatcaaaagggtgtgtactatgtctaaagcctaatgcgaatgcatgcaaaagaaacacggggaaaagaaagaattatttacaattgtgcttgcttaggccccgcgacctaatgtcTTCGTATCCATTTctggaatcagagcgtcgtagttcggctcaaaagtttttgtttgttttcagatttttattaaataataataataataataataataataataataaaaagaaaagagaaattagGGTTATGTATTGTGACGTTTCAGCTTCTAAGACTATCTCTTTCCTTATTTCTATCTCTCACTCTCTCGCAGCGAGCGatttctgtaacacccttctaaactccGCGGAAATTAATagataaatcagagtaaaacatgaaacaagggtgccacaattatttaaaaataataaaaaaccagCCTTAGTcttaagtcatgcttcattaggaaacgaattatcaaaacataatcatgttcatcacagcggaaaGGAAACATGTCCAATACAACCAAtggaaataaaatctaatattaattaaaatagagtaatctcataaatctctaaaactatcgttccccagtgttacaagatcagagcatgaccgacacaatCCAAaataacggataaactctacgagtcatcctcaccgagcactaatacTGCTACTCCTCAAtatgaaaaatgtcaacaagtaagggtgagtcttattcacaattaaccaattttatgcattcataagtaacaaaacatcataatatatcattcacctaatttgtcatatattcatatttcaatcatcattcatcaaccacaacaaataCACACCAAACATAACATTGAAATcatttcaatcatgttatgacaacaaTGCATATTACCAACTGAcataatgcatgtggtaccaataaaccgtggaattaatccacctTACCGATCTAAACCTCATCGAGATACGACcctaccgacacaaattccacacaatggaaattatgttcaccattgatccaaacatcaatgggatccatcaccgaatgtatatgaatgaatgtacacatataacatacttaaaacatcatcGAGTCTGATGCACCAcatcgtctcaccataactcaccattttcatcaccgataAAGTATGTACATGCTTGCACAAACATTCAATTATTTACACATTCATCATGATAACCATAACAATAACCACAATTCATCTATCATCACACCGAAACATTGCCATATTCGCACAATCATATGTATGCACAATATTTCATTTCACAAGCAATTAATATCAATTCTGAAAATAAGTCGGGACACTGCCCATCCAACCAattaatcatataaaatatttaatttgctttaccacgcccaaaacggcactaagattGGATATAcatatcaaaagatacgttattttagaGTTTTAATAATTTCCTGAGCTACTGGGTCCGCTTAGCAACCACTAGCGCGCTTATGGTATCAAAATTCAATAACTCCGCTTCAAGCGACACATCACAGAGGAGAACCACGTTTGGatctccgcttagcggactggcTCGGCTTAGCGAGCCTATTTAATTTTCTGAAACCAAAACaacatccgcttagcgagcctagcTCCACTTAGCGAACGTGCGATTCTGCTGATTCTCAGGTCtgtgacagacctgcgatttcacacatcCACAACCCGAAATCGATTCCAAACACCATTTACAGAcatataatcatcaattacatcatcatacatcatcatacatcaagaCAACACATCATTAACCAACAAATCATGAAATTTCATCAGTTATAACATTCCTAACCTAACAATTCCAATCCCAATATACTCAATTGAATCGAATCATATTTTTACTCTATTATATTATCCATAATCATATAATAGAGATTAaccagaagagtccccccttaccttagccaagaatctgaacatttccccttcttctccatcaaactcgtaagctctattttttcaaattcagcaagaatctccaatcttcaaactcgcttatctccctcactaAGAACTTCCTTAACATGAATAAATATATCGAATCGAAAgaaattttgtgtagaatccgaatcttcaagaattacctgatttggagctacgagcagaaAGCTATTACTCATTTTGTGAGGGTTGCACCATGAATACAAAAATGGGTTTTGTCCATGAGTTCTTCTtttctccctcttaggttttcctcctctatttctcaatttcctcttatttccttgttttatgaaaacatgacataatttagtaatgggctcaacaacttaacactccctcattactaaataccacacttggcccaaagaccaatattccataattcatccaattagttcaacgaaaatactaaataattctaaataataatttaatttctgattaaattaaatttagaaaatatggggcgcTACACT
Encoded proteins:
- the LOC131656640 gene encoding protein MAIN-LIKE 1-like: MSGNQPARIRQGRETQTASARCERAAAQLASTQGRGQGRGRRVRVPVDVGEGTSSSGSRSRLARVSSFRQREEEEEEEVAVPYLEPEGVPDVDPPPGEEDEQEDSYLGGPIDTSVLISYRDHVARRIWEGEERDPLKMVNHTQKIFNLFKPAAEWFNDAVRGSGLSGLCMTGYITISHGMQGAFVERWHKETSSFHLPVGEMTITLHDVQCLLHLPIRGLLLTHSRIQRVEASQWMALYLGMEPEVADFECATISGPHIRFTTLSRYFEHHLDAAADAEAAGDDLFTQYHRGCALRCWYMHVVGVACFVDKSARYVDVTYLRYFMDLDTVHQWNWGAATLAYLYQKLNEASNWRTRQLVGSCTPDAPGAPRQAHEEILENQQAEDDHAIDLLPICQRI